From the Sphingomonas mesophila genome, one window contains:
- a CDS encoding HlyD family type I secretion periplasmic adaptor subunit codes for MASLPLFAQLGGRRGSLSASKQVILWSVGLFVVFLIWASVAKVDEVTAGQGKVIPSSKVQLIQSLEPATVAELFVRSGQQVRRGQVLARLDNPENRSVQVETEALEARAARLGAEGLGTGAGSIGGDEAALSAVRRSALSSRVSALRSSAEQRRREAAEAAATISSLSRSLQLANENVGRLAPLAAKNIVPQTDLATAQREVVDLQGRIAAAREQQGRAMAAVSEANSQASEAQFEFRKQALDERSQVQQKIAVNQQSLQGQGAASKLELRSPVDGVVNDVKVTTIGGFVGAGEKVMEVVPMGDKLLVETRIKPSDIAFIKVGDRALVKVTAYDFSTYGGLDGRVVQVSADSIYDEAERQAYFTVIVETDRSYVASAGRRLPITPGMMTDTQIITGRKSILAYLLKPLSRARSEALRER; via the coding sequence ATGGCGTCCCTTCCCCTTTTCGCGCAGCTCGGCGGCCGGCGCGGCTCGCTGTCCGCATCGAAGCAAGTCATCCTGTGGTCGGTCGGCCTGTTCGTGGTGTTCCTGATCTGGGCGAGCGTCGCCAAGGTCGACGAGGTCACCGCGGGCCAGGGCAAGGTCATCCCGTCGAGCAAGGTCCAGCTGATCCAGTCGCTCGAGCCGGCGACGGTGGCGGAGCTGTTCGTGCGCTCCGGCCAGCAGGTGCGCCGCGGCCAGGTTCTAGCGCGGCTCGACAATCCCGAGAACCGCTCGGTCCAGGTCGAGACCGAAGCGCTCGAGGCGCGCGCCGCGCGGCTCGGCGCCGAGGGGCTCGGCACCGGCGCGGGCTCGATCGGCGGCGACGAAGCGGCGTTGAGCGCGGTCCGCCGCTCGGCGCTGTCGAGCCGGGTCTCGGCGCTGCGCTCGTCGGCCGAACAAAGGCGGCGCGAGGCGGCGGAAGCGGCGGCGACGATCTCCTCGCTGTCGCGCAGCCTGCAGCTTGCCAACGAGAATGTCGGCCGGCTGGCGCCGCTGGCGGCCAAGAACATCGTGCCGCAGACCGATCTTGCGACCGCCCAGCGCGAAGTGGTCGACCTGCAGGGACGGATCGCGGCGGCGCGCGAGCAGCAAGGCCGGGCAATGGCCGCGGTCAGCGAAGCGAACAGCCAGGCGAGCGAGGCGCAGTTCGAATTCCGCAAGCAGGCGCTCGACGAGCGCAGCCAGGTCCAGCAGAAGATCGCGGTCAACCAGCAGTCGCTTCAGGGCCAGGGCGCGGCGAGCAAGCTCGAGCTTCGCTCGCCGGTCGATGGGGTGGTCAACGACGTCAAGGTGACGACCATCGGCGGTTTCGTCGGCGCCGGCGAAAAGGTCATGGAAGTCGTTCCGATGGGCGACAAATTGCTGGTCGAGACGCGCATCAAGCCGAGCGACATCGCGTTCATCAAGGTCGGCGACCGGGCGCTGGTCAAGGTCACCGCCTACGACTTTTCGACCTACGGCGGGCTCGACGGGCGGGTGGTGCAGGTGTCGGCCGACTCGATCTACGACGAGGCCGAGCGCCAGGCCTATTTCACGGTCATCGTCGAGACCGACCGAAGCTATGTCGCCTCTGCCGGGCGGCGCCTGCCGATCACACCGGGCATGATGACCGACACGCAGATTATCACCGGGCGCAAGAGCATCCTGGCCTATCTGCTCAAGCCGCTTTCAAGAGCGCGCAGCGAGGCGTTGCGCGAGCGGTAG
- a CDS encoding excalibur calcium-binding domain-containing protein, with amino-acid sequence MSTRQTLTAAVLFGLSGGAIWAGIPPALTMPAEERQRVEASVFYSGCNEVRALGKAPLRMGEPGYRPEMDGDQDGIACEPHIR; translated from the coding sequence ATGAGTACCAGGCAGACCCTGACCGCCGCGGTCCTGTTCGGCCTCTCGGGCGGAGCAATCTGGGCCGGGATTCCGCCGGCGCTTACCATGCCGGCGGAGGAGCGTCAGCGGGTCGAGGCAAGCGTGTTCTATAGCGGTTGCAACGAGGTCCGCGCCCTCGGCAAGGCGCCGCTGCGTATGGGCGAGCCAGGCTACCGCCCCGAAATGGACGGTGACCAAGACGGCATCGCCTGCGAACCCCACATTCGGTAG
- a CDS encoding transglutaminase-like cysteine peptidase, whose protein sequence is MNRAASLLIAATALAAAAPATASPYGASVAPRGVAFTKSDAILGKPSSLAAILASQGAAPAPAPSPSASAATYRTFAAAVPRIAPDDRPDVFGSVALPIRRASLERHWAKVGETAVGSAAAAFVDGLDGLTDIERLDAVNRYVNGRVEFADDRRQFGTADLWLAASETLRRGRGDCEDYAIAKMQMLRRAGFADKDLYLVILHDVARRADHAVLVARADGRLLVLDNGTNRIVDSDSLPDYRPILTFSGDRRWTHGYRREPAAPVQLAEAPAEQAQPAPITDTVALAAVSLPAVALSMGF, encoded by the coding sequence ATGAACCGCGCCGCTTCCCTGCTGATCGCCGCGACCGCGCTGGCCGCCGCCGCACCCGCCACCGCGAGCCCCTACGGCGCCTCGGTCGCGCCGCGCGGGGTCGCTTTCACCAAGAGCGATGCGATCCTCGGCAAGCCGAGCAGCCTCGCCGCGATCCTCGCCAGCCAGGGCGCCGCTCCGGCTCCGGCGCCAAGCCCGTCAGCTTCGGCCGCGACCTACCGCACCTTTGCCGCCGCCGTTCCGCGGATCGCTCCCGACGACCGCCCCGACGTGTTCGGCTCGGTCGCCCTGCCGATCCGCCGCGCTTCCCTCGAGCGTCATTGGGCCAAGGTCGGCGAGACCGCGGTCGGCTCGGCCGCTGCCGCGTTCGTTGACGGGCTCGACGGCCTTACGGACATCGAACGGCTCGACGCGGTCAATCGCTACGTCAACGGCCGGGTCGAATTCGCCGACGACCGCCGCCAGTTCGGCACCGCCGATCTGTGGCTGGCGGCGAGCGAGACGCTGCGCCGCGGCCGCGGCGATTGCGAGGACTACGCCATCGCCAAGATGCAGATGCTGCGCCGCGCCGGCTTTGCCGACAAGGACCTCTATCTCGTCATCCTCCACGATGTCGCGCGCCGCGCCGACCATGCCGTGCTGGTCGCCCGCGCCGACGGCCGCCTGCTGGTGCTCGACAACGGCACCAACCGCATCGTCGACAGCGACTCGCTGCCCGACTACCGCCCGATCCTGACCTTTTCCGGCGATCGCCGCTGGACCCACGGCTACCGCCGCGAACCCGCCGCCCCGGTCCAACTCGCCGAAGCTCCGGCCGAGCAGGCTCAGCCCGCCCCGATCACCGACACCGTCGCTTTGGCCGCCGTCTCCCTCCCCGCCGTCGCCCTGTCGATGGGCTTCTGA
- a CDS encoding alpha/beta fold hydrolase — MGVITTERGRIGLTAHGDGAATPIVFLHGVGSDKSVWAPQLAAFPERRALAFDYPGYGESDPAPGATRDDFAVAILDALEALGIPRAHVCGLSLGGVVAIALHTLAPERCASLILADSFARHPDGQAIYDRSIEAASTIGMRRLAEARAPALLGNAATGAVRDEVIAKMSRIDPDAYALGARAVWLADQVERARAIAAPTLVLVGDEDGITPPALSRELAELIPGARLDIIASAGHLANLECPAAFNRALAQFLSEID; from the coding sequence GTGGGGGTAATCACGACCGAGCGGGGCCGCATCGGCCTCACCGCGCACGGCGACGGCGCCGCCACGCCGATCGTCTTCCTCCACGGAGTCGGTTCGGACAAGAGCGTGTGGGCGCCGCAACTCGCCGCCTTCCCCGAGCGCCGGGCGCTGGCCTTCGACTATCCCGGCTATGGCGAGAGCGATCCCGCGCCCGGCGCCACCCGCGACGATTTCGCCGTCGCCATTCTCGACGCGCTCGAGGCGCTCGGCATCCCGCGCGCCCACGTCTGCGGCCTGTCGCTCGGCGGAGTGGTCGCCATCGCCCTGCACACGCTGGCGCCCGAACGCTGCGCCTCGCTGATCCTCGCCGACAGTTTCGCCCGTCACCCCGACGGCCAGGCAATATACGATCGCTCGATCGAGGCCGCCTCCACCATCGGCATGCGCCGGCTGGCCGAAGCCCGCGCGCCGGCACTACTCGGCAACGCCGCCACCGGTGCCGTGCGCGACGAAGTGATCGCGAAGATGAGCCGGATCGATCCCGACGCCTATGCGCTCGGCGCCCGCGCGGTGTGGCTCGCCGACCAGGTCGAGCGCGCCCGCGCCATCGCCGCCCCGACCCTCGTCCTGGTCGGCGACGAAGACGGCATCACCCCGCCCGCCCTGTCGCGCGAGCTCGCGGAATTGATCCCCGGCGCGCGCCTCGACATCATCGCCAGCGCGGGCCACCTCGCCAATCTCGAATGCCCTGCCGCGTTCAATCGCGCACTGGCGCAGTTCCTCTCCGAAATAGACTGA
- a CDS encoding (2Fe-2S)-binding protein, with protein MTRMTVNGEAVRFRLDPETPLLWALRDAANLTGAKYGCDTRECGACTVLVDGQATLSCAATVGALEGAEVVTIEALGDHPLFTAWEAEQVSQCGYCEPGMVMALAALLRVSPRPGAAELAGVANICRCGIGPRVLRAIRRAGSASAPLSNGSSDSAQPASE; from the coding sequence ATGACGCGGATGACGGTGAATGGCGAAGCGGTCCGCTTCCGGCTCGACCCCGAGACGCCGTTGCTGTGGGCGCTGCGCGACGCGGCCAATCTGACCGGCGCCAAATATGGCTGCGACACGCGCGAGTGCGGGGCGTGCACGGTGCTGGTCGACGGCCAGGCGACGCTGAGCTGCGCGGCGACGGTCGGTGCGCTCGAGGGCGCGGAGGTGGTGACGATCGAGGCGCTCGGCGATCATCCGCTGTTCACCGCGTGGGAGGCCGAGCAGGTCAGCCAGTGCGGCTATTGCGAGCCGGGGATGGTAATGGCGCTGGCGGCGCTGCTTCGGGTCAGCCCGAGGCCGGGCGCGGCGGAACTGGCGGGGGTGGCGAACATCTGCCGCTGCGGGATCGGCCCGCGGGTGCTGCGCGCGATCCGGCGGGCGGGGAGCGCTTCGGCGCCGTTAAGCAACGGCTCATCCGACTCGGCGCAGCCTGCAAGCGAGTGA
- a CDS encoding RcnB family protein, translated as MRQWIAFALIAGLSAPAIAQDRDRSGGDRPMRAERAERAERSERSEAREQRREERREQREMRVQRVAAEPTAVAAPPSGAAEQGRGGHQWGGDGIARQQRWRRTDGALMPRQREVRSVPDTTTTGAVPGTITTQHRSRDGRRWSGDHRRWDRHGWRGDRRYDWRRWRDHNRSTFRIGVYIDPFGWGYNRWGIGSRLYPHYYRSSYWINDPWRYRLPEVYGPYRWVRYHNDALLIDTWSGEVVDVIYNFFW; from the coding sequence ATGCGCCAGTGGATTGCATTTGCCCTTATCGCCGGACTGAGCGCGCCGGCCATTGCCCAGGATCGCGACCGCTCCGGCGGCGATCGCCCGATGCGCGCCGAACGCGCCGAACGGGCGGAACGCTCGGAGCGCAGCGAAGCGCGCGAGCAGCGCCGCGAGGAACGCCGCGAGCAGCGCGAGATGCGGGTGCAGCGAGTCGCGGCCGAGCCGACCGCGGTGGCGGCGCCGCCGTCGGGGGCGGCAGAGCAGGGCCGCGGCGGTCATCAATGGGGCGGCGACGGGATCGCGCGCCAGCAGCGGTGGCGGCGGACCGACGGCGCGCTGATGCCGCGCCAGCGCGAGGTGCGCTCGGTGCCCGACACGACGACGACGGGTGCGGTCCCGGGCACGATCACGACCCAACACCGCAGCCGCGACGGGCGGCGGTGGAGCGGCGACCACCGCCGCTGGGACCGGCACGGCTGGCGCGGCGACCGGCGCTACGACTGGCGGCGGTGGCGCGACCACAACCGCAGCACGTTCCGCATCGGGGTGTACATCGATCCGTTCGGCTGGGGCTATAACCGCTGGGGCATCGGCTCGCGGCTGTACCCGCATTACTACCGCTCGAGCTACTGGATCAACGATCCGTGGCGCTACCGCCTGCCGGAGGTCTACGGACCGTACCGCTGGGTGCGCTACCACAATGACGCGCTGCTGATCGACACGTGGAGCGGCGAAGTGGTCGACGTGATCTACAATTTCTTCTGGTAG
- a CDS encoding DUF885 domain-containing protein, with amino-acid sequence MTDRRLSMLALLAATSALAACAPTVETAPVAAVPVAVAEPVAAPAMTQAEAHDALFALFKKSDEDSLKRNPLNALFRGDLRYADRLGEFLTPEYNAAELAAAQSELAALRAIPRAALSPTDRIAFDVFEYSSEQTIKGYEPSILALTEVRPVNHFSGFHTFYPTFASGKSAAPFKTLVDYENNLKRHRQYAALTDRAIAKFREGMASGVVETKLTVRNVIEQLDTQLKQPVKQSPFYGPIGMFPATISAADRARLTAEYEDVIGNVVYPAHKRLRDFLANEYLPVAREQVGLSQMKGGAQLYQYMIEQTTTLPLTADYLHNLGLSEVARIRLEMEKVKDEVGFKGSLKAFFDDIRVNPKFKPKSREWLTQEYYRIGKEVDAKVPEYFSLVPKTKLEIRPYEPFREKFEAGGSYQSGTPDGSRPGIFYFNAYDLPSRTTPGMTTLYLHEGAPGHHFQISLAQENEALPAFMRFGGNTAYVEGWALYSETLGYEMGFFKDPYQRQGTLDDEMLRAMRLVVDTGLHSKGWTRERAIEYMLANSGMGRTDATAEVERYIAIPTQALAYKVGALTIQRLRKKASEQLGDKFDLREFHAVVLDTGSLPLPILERKVDDWIASKRG; translated from the coding sequence ATGACCGACCGCCGCCTTTCGATGCTCGCCCTGCTCGCCGCGACGAGCGCTCTTGCGGCCTGCGCGCCGACGGTCGAGACCGCTCCGGTCGCGGCGGTCCCGGTGGCGGTGGCCGAGCCGGTTGCGGCGCCGGCGATGACCCAGGCCGAGGCGCACGACGCGCTGTTCGCCTTGTTCAAGAAAAGCGACGAGGACAGCCTCAAGCGCAATCCGCTGAACGCGCTGTTTCGCGGCGATTTGCGCTACGCCGACCGGCTCGGCGAATTCCTGACGCCGGAGTATAATGCGGCGGAGCTGGCCGCGGCGCAGAGCGAGCTGGCGGCGTTGCGCGCCATCCCGCGCGCGGCCTTGTCGCCGACCGACCGGATCGCCTTCGACGTGTTCGAATATTCGAGCGAGCAGACGATCAAGGGCTATGAGCCGTCGATTCTGGCGCTGACCGAAGTGCGCCCGGTCAACCATTTCTCGGGCTTCCACACCTTCTACCCGACGTTCGCCAGCGGCAAGAGCGCGGCGCCGTTCAAGACGCTCGTCGACTATGAGAACAATCTCAAGCGCCACCGCCAATATGCCGCGCTGACCGACCGCGCGATCGCCAAGTTCCGCGAGGGCATGGCGAGCGGCGTGGTCGAGACCAAGCTGACCGTGCGCAACGTAATAGAGCAGCTCGACACGCAGCTCAAGCAGCCGGTCAAGCAGTCGCCGTTCTACGGACCGATCGGTATGTTCCCGGCGACCATCTCGGCCGCCGACCGGGCGCGGCTGACGGCGGAATATGAGGACGTCATCGGCAACGTCGTCTACCCCGCGCACAAGCGGCTGCGCGACTTCCTCGCCAACGAATATCTTCCGGTCGCGCGCGAACAGGTCGGCCTCAGCCAGATGAAGGGCGGGGCGCAGCTTTATCAGTACATGATCGAGCAGACGACGACTCTGCCGCTAACCGCGGACTACCTCCACAATCTCGGGCTGAGCGAAGTCGCCCGGATCCGGCTCGAGATGGAGAAGGTCAAGGACGAGGTCGGCTTCAAGGGCAGCCTCAAGGCGTTCTTCGACGACATTCGGGTCAACCCCAAGTTCAAGCCGAAGAGCCGCGAGTGGCTGACCCAGGAATATTACCGCATCGGCAAGGAAGTGGACGCCAAGGTGCCGGAGTATTTCTCGCTGGTGCCCAAGACCAAGCTCGAAATCCGGCCGTACGAGCCGTTCCGCGAGAAGTTCGAGGCCGGCGGCTCGTACCAGTCGGGCACGCCCGACGGATCGCGCCCGGGCATCTTCTACTTCAACGCCTACGACCTGCCGAGCCGGACGACTCCGGGCATGACCACGCTCTACCTCCACGAGGGCGCGCCGGGGCACCATTTCCAGATCAGCCTGGCGCAGGAGAATGAGGCCCTTCCGGCGTTCATGAGGTTCGGCGGCAACACCGCCTATGTCGAGGGCTGGGCGCTCTACTCCGAAACGCTGGGCTATGAGATGGGCTTCTTCAAGGACCCCTATCAGCGTCAGGGCACGCTCGACGACGAGATGCTGCGCGCGATGCGCCTCGTGGTCGATACCGGGCTTCACTCCAAGGGTTGGACGCGCGAGCGGGCGATCGAATATATGCTCGCCAATTCGGGCATGGGCCGGACCGACGCCACCGCCGAGGTCGAGCGCTACATCGCCATCCCGACCCAGGCGCTGGCCTACAAGGTCGGCGCGCTGACCATCCAGCGCCTGCGCAAGAAGGCGAGCGAGCAATTGGGCGACAAGTTCGACCTCAGGGAATTCCACGCCGTCGTGCTCGACACCGGCAGCCTCCCGCTGCCGATCCTCGAGCGCAAGGTCGACGACTGGATCGCCAGCAAGCGGGGGTAA
- a CDS encoding C13 family peptidase has protein sequence MTSATLDAAPIARAAAETRLGAPAIIALLWLAAAFVHAFGQVRFPNFEDGTPTVSSILYLSTGPVLAALVAAAVARKRSAVLPLAGGLLVIELIASLMWVATEFAIPESDTLSWTGFGIALLGILAGALCIAGILRGDGVSPARRRTAAAAALAAMIAWQSLSIIDQPLLAMASGTAEQATDSDFPEVDEERLWPAQPALVERALAGVDRSPTRAGNRFVVAVAAGGIQDLFGREARLAQSVLSRAFGAAGRSVLLANDEASLHRVPLASNANLDAVLTRLGRTMDSERDVAILYLASHGSRQAELSTDLPDYESLQPIGARRLAAALDRAGIKRRIVIVSACYAGSWIAPLKSDDTIVVTAARQDRSSFGCTDERELTYFGEALLKGPIASGASLAESFAAAKASVARWESGEDQHSEPQAYIGRNMRAVWTARPASQAAAR, from the coding sequence ATGACCAGCGCGACCCTGGATGCCGCCCCAATCGCACGGGCCGCCGCAGAAACCCGGCTCGGCGCGCCGGCAATCATCGCCTTGCTGTGGCTCGCCGCGGCGTTCGTCCACGCCTTCGGTCAGGTGCGATTCCCCAATTTCGAGGATGGGACGCCGACCGTCTCGTCGATCCTCTATCTGTCGACCGGGCCGGTCCTCGCCGCGCTCGTCGCAGCCGCAGTTGCGCGCAAGCGGAGCGCCGTCTTGCCGCTGGCCGGCGGCCTGCTGGTCATCGAGTTGATCGCCAGCCTGATGTGGGTCGCAACCGAATTCGCAATCCCGGAATCCGACACTTTGTCATGGACCGGGTTCGGCATCGCGCTGCTTGGCATTCTCGCTGGAGCACTGTGCATCGCCGGCATCCTGCGCGGCGACGGCGTCTCTCCGGCGCGCCGCCGCACCGCCGCTGCGGCGGCGCTGGCGGCGATGATCGCCTGGCAGTCCCTGTCGATCATCGACCAGCCCCTGCTCGCAATGGCCAGCGGCACGGCGGAGCAGGCGACGGACAGCGACTTCCCCGAGGTCGACGAGGAGCGGCTTTGGCCGGCCCAGCCCGCCCTGGTCGAACGCGCGCTGGCCGGCGTCGACCGTTCGCCAACCCGCGCGGGCAACCGCTTCGTGGTCGCGGTCGCGGCCGGCGGTATCCAGGACCTGTTCGGGCGCGAAGCGCGACTTGCGCAGTCAGTCCTGTCCCGCGCATTCGGCGCAGCCGGGCGAAGCGTCCTGCTCGCTAACGACGAGGCCAGTCTCCACCGCGTCCCGCTTGCCAGCAACGCCAACCTCGACGCCGTCCTCACCCGGCTCGGCCGGACGATGGACTCGGAGCGCGACGTGGCGATCCTCTATCTGGCGTCGCACGGCAGCCGCCAGGCCGAGCTGTCCACCGACCTGCCCGACTACGAAAGCCTCCAGCCGATCGGCGCCAGGCGGCTCGCAGCCGCGCTGGATCGCGCCGGGATCAAGCGCCGAATCGTCATCGTCTCCGCCTGCTACGCCGGCAGCTGGATCGCTCCGCTCAAGTCCGACGATACCATCGTCGTCACCGCGGCGCGCCAGGATCGAAGCTCGTTCGGCTGCACGGACGAACGCGAGCTGACCTATTTCGGCGAGGCCCTGCTCAAGGGTCCGATCGCCTCGGGCGCCTCGCTCGCCGAAAGTTTCGCCGCCGCAAAGGCGTCGGTCGCGCGGTGGGAGTCCGGCGAAGACCAGCACTCCGAGCCCCAGGCCTACATCGGCCGCAACATGCGCGCCGTCTGGACGGCCAGGCCGGCGAGCCAGGCGGCGGCGCGCTAG
- a CDS encoding prolyl oligopeptidase family serine peptidase, with protein MYRSLLKGTVLAIALAGSVAAAQSASDYPLAWLEEIEGEKALNWARAENAKTLGVLEADPRFAKFQARALDILQAQDRIPFVSIRPDGLYNFWQDRTNVRGLWRRTTLASYRTANPVWETVLDIDALAKAENANWVFQGASCLPPDYRRCLLSLSDGGKDANVVREFDTATKSFVAGGFSLPEGKQVASWVDQDTLLVARDWGPGTMTKSGYAFVVKELKRGQKLDQARELFRGSPDDTWTWPMVVRDNRGVVHAIGAMRGLNFFDSEYVLFTPKGPVKLPVPKKSSPSAVVDGRLLLTIREDWTPPGGAAFKAGALVSYDLAEWKRDPLKARPSLVFQPTDRQTLRGVATTRNALILTILDNVRGKAFTYNYAGGAWKARPVDLPRNATIGVTAASDTDDLAMFSVTDYLTPTTLSLYDAGSGRIEPLKASPARFDASKHTIDQFEAVSRDGTKIPYFLVRPKTMKRDGSTPTLLYGYGGFEVSQVPNYSGPMGALWLEQGNAYVVANLRGGGEFGPAWHQSAQGANKQRTWDDYIAVAEDLVKRRITSPRRLGVVGGSQGGLLVGTAITQRPDLFNAAIVQVPLFDMLRYHKMSAGASWIGEYGDPEIPEQRAWLAAYSPLQRLTPGRKYPTPFILTSTKDDRVHPAHGRKAAARLAELGQPYYYYENIDGGHSAAANLKEAARRTALEYTYATKQLVD; from the coding sequence ATGTATCGAAGCTTGTTGAAAGGCACCGTCTTGGCCATCGCCCTCGCCGGCTCCGTCGCCGCCGCGCAATCCGCATCCGACTATCCGCTTGCCTGGCTCGAGGAGATCGAGGGCGAGAAGGCGCTGAACTGGGCCCGCGCCGAAAACGCCAAGACGCTCGGCGTGCTTGAAGCCGATCCGCGCTTCGCCAAGTTCCAGGCCCGCGCGCTCGACATCCTCCAGGCGCAGGACCGGATCCCGTTCGTTTCGATCCGCCCCGACGGCCTTTACAATTTCTGGCAGGACCGGACCAACGTGCGCGGCCTATGGCGCCGAACCACGCTCGCCAGCTACCGCACCGCAAATCCGGTCTGGGAAACCGTGCTCGACATCGATGCGCTGGCCAAGGCCGAGAACGCCAATTGGGTGTTCCAGGGCGCCAGCTGCCTGCCGCCCGACTATCGCCGCTGCCTGCTCAGCCTGTCCGACGGCGGCAAGGACGCCAATGTCGTGCGCGAGTTCGACACCGCCACCAAGTCGTTCGTCGCCGGCGGCTTTTCGCTGCCCGAAGGCAAGCAGGTCGCGAGCTGGGTGGATCAGGATACGTTGCTGGTCGCGCGCGATTGGGGTCCCGGAACGATGACCAAGTCGGGCTATGCCTTCGTGGTCAAGGAACTGAAGCGCGGCCAGAAGCTCGATCAGGCGCGCGAGCTCTTCCGCGGTTCGCCCGACGACACCTGGACCTGGCCGATGGTCGTGCGCGACAACCGCGGCGTGGTCCATGCCATCGGCGCAATGCGCGGCCTCAATTTCTTCGATTCCGAATATGTGCTGTTCACGCCCAAGGGCCCGGTCAAGCTTCCGGTCCCGAAGAAATCCTCGCCGAGCGCGGTGGTCGACGGCCGATTGCTGCTGACCATTCGCGAGGATTGGACCCCGCCCGGCGGCGCCGCGTTCAAGGCCGGCGCGCTGGTCTCCTACGATCTCGCCGAATGGAAGCGCGACCCGCTCAAGGCGCGTCCGTCACTGGTGTTCCAGCCGACCGACCGCCAGACCCTGCGCGGAGTCGCCACCACCCGCAACGCGCTCATCCTGACCATCCTCGACAACGTCCGCGGCAAGGCCTTCACCTACAATTACGCCGGCGGCGCGTGGAAGGCGCGCCCGGTCGACCTGCCGCGCAACGCCACGATCGGCGTCACCGCCGCCTCCGATACCGACGATCTCGCGATGTTCAGCGTCACCGATTACCTCACTCCGACGACGCTCTCGCTCTATGACGCCGGCAGCGGCCGGATCGAGCCGCTCAAGGCCTCCCCGGCCCGCTTCGACGCCTCCAAGCACACCATCGATCAATTCGAGGCGGTGTCGCGCGACGGCACCAAAATCCCCTATTTCCTGGTCCGTCCCAAGACCATGAAGCGCGACGGTTCGACCCCGACCCTGCTCTACGGCTACGGCGGCTTCGAAGTGTCGCAGGTGCCCAATTATTCCGGCCCGATGGGCGCGCTGTGGCTCGAGCAGGGCAATGCCTATGTCGTTGCCAATCTGCGCGGCGGCGGTGAGTTCGGACCGGCTTGGCACCAGTCCGCGCAGGGCGCCAACAAGCAGCGCACGTGGGACGACTACATCGCCGTCGCCGAGGATCTGGTGAAGCGCCGCATCACCAGCCCGCGCCGCCTCGGAGTGGTCGGTGGAAGCCAGGGCGGGCTGCTCGTCGGCACCGCCATCACCCAGCGTCCGGACCTTTTCAACGCAGCGATCGTCCAGGTGCCCCTGTTCGACATGCTGCGCTATCACAAGATGAGCGCCGGCGCGTCGTGGATCGGCGAGTATGGCGATCCGGAAATCCCCGAGCAGCGCGCCTGGCTCGCGGCCTATTCGCCGCTCCAGCGCCTGACCCCGGGTCGCAAGTATCCAACCCCGTTCATCCTTACCTCGACCAAGGACGACCGGGTCCACCCCGCGCACGGACGCAAGGCCGCGGCCCGCCTCGCCGAGCTCGGCCAGCCCTATTATTATTACGAGAACATCGACGGCGGCCACTCCGCCGCCGCCAACCTCAAGGAAGCCGCCCGCCGCACGGCCCTCGAATACACCTACGCGACCAAGCAGCTGGTGGACTGA